One stretch of Halichoerus grypus chromosome 8, mHalGry1.hap1.1, whole genome shotgun sequence DNA includes these proteins:
- the LOC118551890 gene encoding LOW QUALITY PROTEIN: olfactory receptor 11G2-like (The sequence of the model RefSeq protein was modified relative to this genomic sequence to represent the inferred CDS: substituted 1 base at 1 genomic stop codon), which produces MRTLETTNISGSVSXFILLGFPCRRDIQVLLFVIFSLIYLLTLMGNTSIICAMWSSQKLHTPMYVLLANFSFLEIHYVSSDVPKMLANIISQTKSISYAGCLLQFYFFFSMCAAEALFLSVMSFDRFLAICRPLQYPTIMTHHLCAWLVVFCWAGDFLCLLTPLTLISQVPFWGPGTIDHFLCDLAPLLALSWASVSGITLICGIISSLVIFLTFLYILGTCFCVLSVVLQVAPGSGRHKAFSTCASHLTVACLFYGSVMVMYVSPGSGHYLGMQKFVTLFYALATPFFNPLIYNFRNKDMKEVLKKILNVLLRETSKGFKS; this is translated from the coding sequence ATGAGGACCTTGGAGACTACTAATATCTCTGGGTCTGTGAGTTAGTTCATCCTCTTGGGATTTCCCTGTCGCAGAGACATCCAGGTCCTCCTCTTTGTCATCTTCTCCCTCATCTACCTTCTGACTCTCATGGGGAACACATCCATCATCTGTGCCATGTGGTCAAGCCAGAAACTCCACACACCCATGTATGTCCTCCTGGCCAACTTCTCTTTCCTGGAGATCCACTATGTCAGTTCTGATGTGCCCAAAATGTTGGCCAACATCATCTCCCAGACCAAGAGCATCTCCTATGCTGGCTGCCTGCTCCAGTTCTACTTCTTCTTCTCCATGTGTGCCGCGGAGGCCTTATTTCTCTCAGTGATGTCTTTTGATCGATTTCTTGCCATTTGTagacctttgcagtatcccaccATAATGACCCACCACTTATGTGCTTGGTTAGTGGTCTTCTGCTGGGCAGGGGACTTTCTCTGTTTACTGACTCCTTTGACTCTAATATCTCAGGTGCCTTTCTGGGGTCCAGGCACCATTGACCATTTTCTCTGTGATCTTGCACCTTTGCTGGCATTGTCCTGGGCTTCAGTATCTGGAATTACTCTGATCTGTGGTATCATTAGCTCTCTCGTCATCTTTCTCACCTTCCTGTACATCCTTGGCACTTGCTTCTGTGTCCTGAGTGTGGTCCTGCAAGTGGCCCCAGGCTCAGGAAGGCATAAGGCTTTCTCTACTTGTGCCTCCCACCTTACTGTGGCATGTCTGTTCTATGGCTCAGTCATGGTGATGTATGTTAGCCCAGGTTCTGGGCACTATCTTGGGATGCAGAAATTTGTGACCTTGTTCTATGCTTTGGCAACCCCATTCTTTAATCCCCTGATTTACAACTTCAGGAACAAAGATATGAAGGAGGTTCTGAAGAAAATTCTGAATGTGTTATTGCGGGAAACCTCTAAGGGATTCAAAAGTTGA